A single Eubalaena glacialis isolate mEubGla1 chromosome 18, mEubGla1.1.hap2.+ XY, whole genome shotgun sequence DNA region contains:
- the LTBP4 gene encoding latent-transforming growth factor beta-binding protein 4 isoform X5 encodes MPGFTRSVYTMPLANHRDDEHGVASMVSVHVEHPQEASVVVHQVERVSGPWEEADAEAVARAEAAARAEAAAPYTVLAQSAPREDGYSDASGFGYCFRELRGGECASPLPGLRTQEVCCRGAGLAWGVHDCQSCSELLGNSDQVGVPDGPCPAGFERVNGSCEDVDECETGGRCQHGECANTHGGYTCVCPDGFLLDSSRSSCISQHVISEAKGPCFRVLRDGGCSLPILRNITKQICCCSRVGKAWGRGCQLCPPFGSEGFREICPAGPGYHYSASDLRYNTRPLGQEPPRVSLSQPRAPSSTSRPRTGFLPTHRPEPRPETRLEPRPEPRPGPELPLPSIPAWTGPEIPESGPSAGECQRNPQVCGPGRCIPRPSGYTCACDSGFRLSPQGMRCIDVDECRRIPTPCAPGRCENTPGSFRCVCGPGFRAGPRGAECLDVDECHRVPPPCDRGRCENTPGSFLCVCPAGYQAAPHGASCQDVDECIQSPGLCGRGVCENLPGSFHCVCPAGFRGSACEEDVDECAQEPPPCGPGRCDNTAGSFHCACPAGFRSRGPGAPCQDVDECARSPPPCTYGRCENTEGSFQCVCPTGFQPSAAGSECEDVDECENHLACPGQECVNSPGSFQCRACPAGHHLHHGRCTDVDECRSGASCGPHGHCTNTEGSFRCTCAPGYRAPPGRPGPCADVNECLEGDFCFPNGECLNTDGSFACTCAPGYRPGPRGASCLDVDECSEEDLCQSGICTNTDGSFECVCPPGHRAGPDLASCLDVDECRERGPALCGSQRCENSPGSYRCVRDCDPGYHAGPEGTCDDVDECQEYGPGICGAQRCENTPGSYRCTPACDPGYQPTPGGGCQDVDECRNRSFCGAHAMCQNLPGSFQCLCDQGYEGARDGRHCVDVNECETLQGVCGAALCENVEGSFLCVCPNSPEEFDPMTGRCVPPRTSAGTFPGPQPHVPASPSLPARLPPPPSRRPSPPRQGPVGSGRRECYFDTAAPDACDNILARNVTWQECCCTVGEGWGSGCRIQQCPSTETAEYQSLCPHGRGYLASSGDPSLRRDVDECQLFRDQVCKSGVCVNTAPGYSCYCSNGYYYHAQRLECIDNDECADEEPACEGGSCVNTIGSYHCTCEPPLVLDGSGRRCVSNESQSLDDNLGVCWQEVGADLVCSRPRLDRQATYTECCCLYGEAWGMDCALCPAQDSDDFEALCNVLRPPAYGPPRPGGFGLPYEYGPDIGSPYQGLPYGPELYLPPVLPYDPYPPPPGPFARREAPYGTPPFDMPDFEDDGGPYGESEAPAPPGPGSRWRYRSRDTRGSVPEPEESPEGGSYAGAQAGPYEGLEAEECGILDGCAHGRCVRVPEGFTCDCFDGYRLDMTRMACVDINECDEAEAAAQLCVNARCVNTDGSFRCICRPGFAPSHEPHHCTPARPRA; translated from the exons ATGCCAGGCTTCACCCGCTCTGTGTACACCATGCCACTGGCCAACCACCGTGACGATGAGCATG GCGTGGCGTCTATGGTGAGCGTCCACGTGGAGCACCCGCAGGAGGCGTCGGTGGTGGTGCACCAGGTGGAGCGTGTGTCCGGCCCTTGGGAGGAGGCGGACGCCGAGGCAGTGGCGCGGGCGGAGGCGGCGGCTCGCGCGGAGGCGGCAGCGCCCTACACGGTGCTGGCACAGAGCGCTCCGCGCGAGGACGGCTACTCGGACGCCTCGGGTTTCGGTTACTGCTTTCGGGAGCTGCGCGGAGGCGAA TGTGCGTCCCCGCTGCCCGGGCTCCGGACGCAGGAGGTCTGCTGCAGAGGGGCCGGCTTGGCCTGGGGCGTTCACGACTGTCAGTCGTGCTCGGAGCTCCTGG GAAACTCCGACCAAGTGGGCGTCCCAGATGGACCGTGTCCAGCTGGCTTTGAAAGGGTTAATGGGTCCTGCGAAG ATGTGGATGAGTGCGAGACTGGCGGGCGCTGCCAGCACGGGGAGTGTGCGAACACGCATGGCGGATACACCTGCGTGTGCCCCGACGGCTTTCTGCTTGACTCGTCCCGCAGCAGCTGCATCT cccaacaCGTGATCTCAGAGGCCAAGGGACCCTGCTTCCGCGTGCTCCGCGACGGCGGCTGCTCGCTGCCCATTCTACGCAACATCACCAAACAGATCTGCTGCTGCAGCCGCGTAGGCAAAGCCTGGGGCCGGGGTTGCCAGCTCTGCCCACCTTTTGGCTCAG AGGGTTTTCGGGAGATCTGCCCAGCTGGCCCTGGCTACCATTACTCGGCCTCCGACCTCCGCTACAACACCAGACCCCTGGGCCAGGAACCACCCCGAGTGTCCCTCAGCCAGCCCCGTGCCCCGTCCTCCACCTCTCGGCCACGCACAG GCTTTCTGCCCACTCATCGCCCAGAACCCCGGCCTGAGACACGGCTAGAACCCCGGCCAGAGCCCCGTCCGGGCCCTGAGCTTCCCCTGCCCAGCATCCCTGCCTGGACTGGTCCAGAGATCCCTGAATCAG GTCCCTCTGCAGGCGAGTGTCAACGCAATCCCCAGGTCTGCGGCCCGGGACGCTGCATTCCCCGGCCCAGTGGCTACACCTGCGCGTGCGACTCCGGTTTCCGGCTCAGCCCGCAGGGCATGCGCTGCATTG ACGTGGACGAATGTCGCCGCATTCCCACGCCTTGTGCTCCCGGGCGCTGCGAAAACACGCCAGGCAGCTTCCGTTGCGTGTGCGGGCCGGGCTTCCGAGCTGGCCCGCGGGGTGCGGAGTGTCTGG ACGTGGACGAGTGCCACCGCGTGCCGCCACCCTGTGACCGTGGGCGCTGCGAGAACACGCCAGGCAGCTTCCTGTGCGTGTGCCCCGCTGGGTACCAGGCTGCGCCCCACGGAGCCAGCTGCCAGG ATGTGGATGAATGCATCCAGAGCCCCGGCCTGTGTGGCCGAGGGGTCTGTGAGAACCTGCCTGGCTCTTTCCACTGTGTGTGCCCGGCTGGCTTCCGGGGCTCAGCGTGTGAAGAGGATGTGGATGAGTGTGCCCAGGAGCCACCACCCTGTGGGCCAGGCCGTTGTGACAACACAGCAGGCTCCTTTCACTGTGCCTGCCCTGCTGGCTTCCGCTCCCGAGGGCCGGGGGCCCCCTGCCAAG ATGTGGATGAGTGTGCCCGTAGCCCCCCGCCCTGCACCTATGGCCGGTGTGAGAACACAGAAGGCAGCTTCCAGTGCGTCTGCCCCACGGGCTTCCAACCCAGTGCTGCCGGCTCTGAGTGCGAGG ATGTGGATGAGTGTGAGAACCACCTGGCATGTCCCGGGCAGGAGTGTGTGAACTCACCTGGCTCCTTCCAGTGCAGGGCCTGTCCTGCTGGTCACCACCTGCACCATGGCCGATGTACTG ATGTGGACGAATGCCGTTCGGGCGCCTCCTGCGGCCCCCACGGCCACTGCACTAACACTGAAGGCTCCTTCCGCTGCACTTGCGCGCCAGGCTACCGGGCACCACCTGGTCGGCCCGGGCCCTGCGCAG ACGTGAACGAGTGCCTGGAGGGCGACTTTTGCTTCCCCAACGGCGAGTGCCTCAACACCGACGGCTCCTTTGCCTGTACTTGTGCTCCCGGTTACCGGCCCGGACCTCGCGGAGCCTCTTGCCTCG ACGTGGACGAATGCAGCGAGGAGGACCTCTGCCAGAGCGGCATCTGTACCAACACCGACGGCTCTTTCGAGTGCGTCTGTCCTCCAGGACACCGCGCTGGCCCAGACCTCGCCTCCTGCCTCG ACGTGGACGAATGTCGGGAGCGGGGCCCGGCCTTGTGCGGGTCCCAGCGTTGTGAGAATTCCCCCGGCTCCTACCGTTGTGTCCGCGACTGCGACCCTGGCTACCACGCAGGCCCTGAGGGCACCTGTGACG ACGTGGATGAGTGCCAGGAATATGGCCCAGGGATTTGTGGAGCCCAGCGCTGTGAGAATACCCCTGGCTCCTACCGCTGCACACCGGCCTGTGACCCTGGCTACCAGCCCACGCCAGGGGGCGGATGCCAGG ATGTGGACGAATGCCGGAACCGGTCCTTCTGCGGGGCCCATGCCATGTGCCAGAACCTGCCTGGCTCCTTCCAGTGCCTCTGTGACCAGGGCTACGAGGGGGCGCGGGACGGGCGTCACTGCGTGG ATGTGAATGAATGTGAAACGCTACAGGGTGTGTGTGGAGCTGCCCTGTGTGAGAATGTGGAAGGCTCCTTCCTCTGTGTCTGCCCCAACAGCCCTGAGGAGTTTGACCCCATGACTGGGCGCTGTGTTCCCCCTCGGACGTCTGCTG GCACGTTCCCGGGACCGCAGCCCCACGTACCCGCCAGCCCCAGTCTGCCAGCCAGgctcccaccacccccatcccgcCGGCCCAGCCCACCTAGGCAGGGCCCTGTGGGCAGCGGGCGCCGGGAGTGCTACTTTGACACGGCAGCTCCGGATGCATGTGACAACATCCTGGCTCGGAACGTGACGTGGCAGGAGTGCTGCTGCACTGTGGGTGAGGGCTGGGGCAGCGGCTGCCGCATCCAGCAGTGCCCAAGCACCGAGACAG CTGAGTACCAGTCATTGTGCCCCCACGGCCGGGGCTACCTGGCGTCCAGCGGAGACCCGAGCCTCCGGAGAG ATGTGGACGAGTGCCAGCTCTTCCGAGACCAGGTGTGCAAGAGCGGCGTGTGCGTGAACACGGCCCCAGGCTACTCATGTTATTGCAGCAATGGCTACTACTATCATGCCCAGCGCCTGGAGTGCATCG ATAACGACGAGTGCGCGGACGAGGAGCCAGCCTGTGAGGGCGGCAGCTGCGTCAATACCATAGGCTCTTATCACTGCACGTGCGAGCCCCCACTTGTGCTGGACGGCTCGGGGCGCCGCTGCGTCTCCAACGAGAGCCAGAGCCTCG ACGACAATCTGGGCGTGTGCTGGCAGGAAGTGGGGGCTGACCTCGTGTGCAGTCGCCCTCGGCTGGATCGCCAGGCCACCTACACAGAGTGCTGCTGCCTCTATGGCGAGGCCTGGGGCATGGACTGTGCCCTCTGCCCAGCACAGGACTCAG ATGACTTTGAGGCCCTGTGCAATGTGCTGCGCCCCCCCGCCTATGGACCCCCGCGACCAGGTGGCTTTGGACTCCCCTACGAGTATGGCCCAGACATAGGTTCACCTTACCAGGGCCTTCCGTATGGGCCTGAGTTGTACCTGCCACCCGTCCTACCCTATGACCCCTACCCACCGCCACCTGGGCCCTTCGCGCGCCGGGAGGCCCCCTACGGGACGCCACCCTTCGACATGCCCGACTTTGAGGACGATGGTGGCCCCTACGGTGAATCCGAGGCTCCTGCTCCACCCGGCCCGGGCTCCCGCTGGCGCTATCGGTCCCGCGACACCCGTGGCTCCGTCCCAGAGCCTGAGGAGTCGCCTGAAGGTGGAAGCTATGCTG GCGCCCAGGCTGGGCCCTACGAAGGGCTGGAGGCGGAGGAGTGCGGGATCCTGGACGGCTGCGCCCATGGCCGATGTGTGCGTGTCCCCGAGGGCTTCACCTGCGACTGCTTCGACGGCTACCGCCTGGACATGACCCGCATGGCCTGCGTCG ACATCAACGAGTGTGACGAGGCCGAGGCGGCCGCCCAGCTCTGCGTCAACGCGCGCTGCGTCAACACGGATGGCTCGTTCCGCTGCATCTGCCGCCCAGGATTCGCACCCTCGCACGAGCCGCACCACTGCACGCCGGCCAGGCCCCGGGCCTGA